The following coding sequences lie in one Candidatus Brocadiaceae bacterium genomic window:
- a CDS encoding reverse transcriptase N-terminal domain-containing protein has product MKHDSTLKDRGSTISILNGVPTSNRCFIAREFEESSEAGTQMTGIIPGAPTGDAIKWHTMIWDAARRHVRRLQMRIAKAVKEGKPGKVKSLQWLLTHSFHARLLAVKRVTSNQGKKTPGVDGILWKGNKAKMQAAFRLNRHGYNPQPLRRIYIPKKNGKKRPLSIPTMSDRAMQALYKLALSPVAETTADKNSYGFREGRSCADAIQAAFNFLSKPNSATYIFEADIDGCFDNIAKEWMLDTIPMDKTILQKWLEAGYIESNIKYPTLKGTPQVRCRRKIIAAIAA; this is encoded by the coding sequence ATGAAACATGACTCAACTCTAAAAGATCGGGGTTCAACTATATCGATACTGAACGGAGTGCCCACTTCCAACAGGTGTTTCATTGCGAGAGAGTTTGAAGAATCTTCGGAGGCAGGAACGCAAATGACGGGAATTATTCCTGGTGCCCCTACCGGTGATGCAATAAAGTGGCATACCATGATCTGGGATGCCGCAAGGCGTCACGTCAGAAGACTGCAAATGCGTATCGCAAAGGCTGTAAAGGAAGGAAAACCAGGCAAAGTGAAATCTTTGCAATGGCTCCTCACCCATTCTTTCCACGCCAGGCTCCTGGCTGTTAAAAGAGTGACCTCAAATCAAGGGAAGAAAACTCCCGGTGTAGACGGCATCCTGTGGAAAGGCAATAAAGCAAAAATGCAGGCTGCTTTCAGACTAAATCGACACGGTTATAACCCTCAACCCCTAAGAAGAATATATATTCCAAAGAAAAACGGAAAGAAACGCCCGCTTTCGATTCCAACCATGTCCGATAGAGCAATGCAGGCATTATACAAGCTTGCATTATCTCCTGTGGCAGAAACCACGGCGGACAAGAATTCATACGGATTCAGAGAAGGCAGAAGTTGTGCGGATGCTATACAAGCCGCCTTCAATTTTCTTTCCAAACCAAATTCAGCAACCTACATTTTTGAAGCTGATATTGACGGTTGTTTCGACAATATCGCCAAAGAGTGGATGCTGGATACTATTCCGATGGATAAAACCATTCTTCAAAAGTGGTTAGAGGCCGGATATATTGAAAGCAATATCAAATATCCTACCCTGAAAGGAACTCCTCAAGTGCGCTGCAGGCGCAAAATTATAGCAGCGATAGCTGCATAA
- a CDS encoding reverse transcriptase domain-containing protein — MTSPVLSNVFLHYVFDMWMTVNHKDKKWSRYADDGIAHCRTKAEAELLLTSLNEDLQHVGLNCIRERRR; from the coding sequence GTGACAAGTCCGGTTCTCAGTAATGTATTTTTACACTATGTATTTGATATGTGGATGACCGTAAACCATAAAGACAAGAAGTGGAGCCGATATGCCGATGATGGAATCGCACACTGCAGAACGAAAGCGGAGGCAGAGTTGTTATTGACGAGCTTAAACGAAGATTTGCAGCATGTGGGCTTGAATTGCATCCGGGAAAGACGAAGGTAG
- a CDS encoding reverse transcriptase domain-containing protein, whose translation MGKTKPFDIPKALVWKAFHLVKANKGSAGVDRESINDFEQKLSGNLYKLWNRLSSGTYFPPAVKGVEIPKKQGGTRMLGIPTVTDRIAQMTIKLAFEPCVEPYFLEDSYGYCPNKSALDAVGVTRQRCWHYDWVIEYDIKGLFDNIDHELLMKAVRKHTDNKWILLYIERWLKATIQIPEERLSTVHAEYRREE comes from the coding sequence GTGGGTAAAACAAAACCATTTGATATTCCCAAAGCATTAGTGTGGAAAGCGTTTCATCTGGTCAAAGCCAACAAAGGTTCTGCGGGAGTAGACCGAGAATCAATCAATGACTTTGAGCAGAAATTATCTGGAAACTTATATAAACTTTGGAACAGACTATCTTCCGGGACCTACTTTCCACCAGCAGTGAAAGGGGTAGAGATACCAAAGAAACAAGGAGGGACAAGGATGCTTGGTATTCCAACGGTAACTGACAGAATAGCCCAGATGACAATTAAACTTGCATTTGAACCCTGTGTAGAGCCATACTTTTTGGAAGATTCATATGGATATTGCCCAAATAAGTCTGCATTGGATGCAGTAGGGGTAACACGGCAAAGATGCTGGCACTATGATTGGGTGATAGAGTATGACATCAAAGGTTTATTTGACAACATAGACCACGAATTGCTTATGAAGGCAGTCAGAAAGCATACAGATAATAAGTGGATACTACTTTACATTGAACGTTGGTTAAAAGCAACGATACAAATACCAGAGGAAAGATTGTCAACCGTTCATGCGGAGTACCGCAGGGAGGAGTGA